A DNA window from Paraclostridium bifermentans contains the following coding sequences:
- a CDS encoding LysR family transcriptional regulator — translation MKLEQIVYALEIARCGSISKAAKNLLLTQPNLSSSIKNLEDDIGFKIFQRLPRGVSVTTKGSQFLEYAESICRDVENINAIGSNSNSLTPINFSLSTQSFSYIMDNFLALHSNYNSNITNFKIKHSHYFEVLDDVVRKQADIGIISISNEHMDLWNKLFKSKNIEFNPITSGKLHGYILDSHPLFNKEKLVIEDLFEYPLVTCNHDDYNALYSNDFYKNKLSFKNNILVSDYGALIYTMESVNAATIILKLENSYTKLYFDSSHKGRYVNIDILPKITLGWIKLIDSPISPIASEFIDLITK, via the coding sequence ATGAAACTTGAACAAATTGTATATGCTCTTGAAATTGCAAGATGTGGCTCTATATCTAAAGCAGCTAAAAATTTACTTCTAACTCAGCCTAATTTAAGCTCATCTATAAAGAATTTAGAGGATGATATTGGATTTAAAATTTTTCAAAGACTTCCTAGAGGTGTTTCTGTTACAACTAAGGGTAGTCAATTTTTAGAATACGCTGAGTCAATTTGTAGAGACGTAGAAAATATCAATGCAATAGGATCAAATTCTAATTCATTAACTCCTATTAATTTTTCTTTATCTACTCAATCATTTTCTTACATAATGGATAATTTTTTAGCTCTTCATTCAAATTATAATAGCAATATTACTAATTTTAAAATTAAACATTCTCACTACTTTGAAGTTTTAGATGATGTTGTAAGAAAACAAGCAGATATTGGGATAATATCTATATCAAACGAACATATGGATTTATGGAATAAACTTTTTAAATCTAAAAATATTGAATTTAATCCTATAACTTCTGGTAAATTACATGGTTATATATTAGATAGTCACCCTCTATTTAATAAAGAAAAATTAGTAATTGAAGATCTATTTGAATATCCATTAGTTACATGTAATCATGATGACTATAATGCTTTGTATTCAAATGATTTTTATAAAAATAAATTATCTTTTAAAAATAATATACTTGTATCTGACTATGGAGCCTTAATCTATACAATGGAATCTGTAAATGCTGCAACTATAATACTAAAATTAGAAAATAGTTATACAAAATTGTATTTTGATAGCTCTCACAAAGGTCGTTATGTAAATATTGATATCTTACCAAAAATTACACTTGGTTGGATCAAACTTATTGATTCTCCCATTTCACCCATAGCAAGTGAATTTATAGATTTAATAACAAAATAA
- a CDS encoding flavodoxin domain protein: MCTLIAYGSNNGITKSLAMSLSEKLDSEVDVRNTKYNSSFYLDKYENVLIGINLEDGEISTEIQKFIENNIEEFKFKKLGFFTVNKDEKQINYIDNNLPKEFTGLINFEEHFKKEDEEKIYNFVDVLNNNLALAYN; encoded by the coding sequence ATGTGTACTTTAATAGCTTATGGGAGTAATAATGGAATAACTAAAAGCTTAGCAATGTCTTTATCAGAAAAATTAGACTCAGAAGTAGATGTAAGAAATACAAAATATAATTCATCTTTTTACCTAGATAAATATGAAAATGTATTAATAGGAATAAACCTAGAAGATGGAGAAATTTCAACTGAAATTCAAAAATTTATAGAAAATAACATAGAAGAGTTTAAATTTAAAAAATTAGGATTTTTCACAGTAAACAAAGATGAAAAACAAATAAATTATATCGATAATAATCTACCAAAAGAATTTACAGGACTTATAAACTTTGAAGAACATTTTAAAAAAGAAGATGAAGAAAAAATTTATAATTTTGTAGATGTTTTAAATAATAATTTAGCATTAGCTTATAATTAA
- a CDS encoding ABC transporter substrate-binding protein, protein MIKSKSLKKFIALMAIAGLTLSVVGCSSNNNKESKSSDTKVESSNFKTVEYVYSDGAKDYNVKVDAPKQKAVTLSQFMTEMLLALDLGDRMVGTALLDNPILPQFEAAYKKIPELKVGEGHSISKESFVATGADFVSGWDSSINEQTTGSPQELIDKGVAPFMASAYKPDATINNVYDDFNLLGKIFGVEDKATEVVNKMKSDIKVVEDKVGDVKEEDRVKMMVYDSGEKDAMVVGSGLANNLIEIAGGNNVFGKDAKKPYINVSWESIVQKNPEVILVTDFLAGQPVKEKIDYLKSNPALKDVPAIKNNKIYVVKLADLSPGVRNPMVIEEMHGYFYGDKK, encoded by the coding sequence ATGATAAAAAGTAAAAGTTTAAAAAAGTTTATAGCATTAATGGCTATAGCAGGGTTAACACTTAGCGTTGTAGGTTGTTCATCAAACAACAATAAAGAATCTAAATCATCAGATACAAAAGTCGAATCAAGTAATTTTAAAACAGTAGAGTATGTTTATTCAGATGGAGCTAAAGATTATAATGTGAAAGTTGATGCACCAAAACAAAAAGCAGTTACATTATCTCAATTCATGACAGAAATGTTATTAGCTCTTGATTTGGGAGATAGAATGGTTGGAACAGCTCTTTTAGATAATCCAATACTTCCACAATTTGAAGCTGCTTATAAAAAAATACCAGAACTTAAAGTCGGGGAAGGTCACTCTATATCAAAAGAATCTTTTGTAGCTACTGGAGCAGACTTTGTTAGTGGATGGGATTCTTCTATAAATGAGCAAACAACAGGATCTCCTCAAGAACTTATAGATAAAGGGGTAGCTCCTTTTATGGCATCAGCATATAAGCCTGATGCAACAATAAACAATGTGTATGATGACTTTAACTTACTTGGAAAAATATTTGGAGTAGAAGATAAAGCTACTGAAGTTGTAAATAAAATGAAAAGTGATATAAAAGTTGTAGAGGATAAAGTTGGAGATGTAAAAGAAGAAGACAGAGTTAAAATGATGGTTTATGACTCTGGAGAAAAAGATGCAATGGTAGTTGGATCAGGGCTTGCAAATAATTTAATAGAAATAGCTGGAGGAAACAATGTATTTGGAAAGGATGCTAAAAAACCTTATATAAATGTTTCTTGGGAAAGTATAGTACAAAAAAATCCAGAAGTAATACTAGTAACAGATTTCTTAGCTGGACAACCTGTTAAAGAAAAAATTGATTATTTAAAATCAAATCCAGCACTTAAAGATGTACCTGCTATAAAAAATAATAAAATATATGTAGTTAAGTTAGCTGATTTATCTCCAGGTGTTAGAAACCCAATGGTAATAGAAGAAATGCACGGATACTTCTATGGAGATAAAAAATAA
- a CDS encoding ABC transporter ATP-binding protein encodes MFKLQVKNLEFSIDKKEILKDISFEIPKGSFVGIIGPNGSGKSTILKNIYRLYKPDSGQILLDNKNLLNMKDKDCAKEIAVLAQESNSQFDFTVEQIVKMGRYPYKSVFEDYSKKDLDMVTDMLKRVGLEDYVGRSFSKLSGGEKQRTLIARALVQDTEFLILDEPTNHLDIGYQIQLMDLVKSLNITTLSAIHDMNMASMYCDYLIVMKDGKIKNCGSVKEVITEEMLRDIFGVNAYVGVNPMNNKLQVSFMHSHSHINGIGHDHIHEDGFTGEHEHFHKHAAYQG; translated from the coding sequence ATGTTTAAATTACAAGTTAAAAATTTAGAATTTAGTATAGATAAAAAAGAAATTTTAAAAGATATATCATTTGAAATACCTAAAGGATCATTTGTTGGAATTATTGGACCAAATGGATCAGGAAAATCTACTATACTAAAAAACATATATAGACTGTATAAGCCAGATAGTGGGCAGATACTACTTGATAATAAAAATTTACTTAATATGAAAGATAAAGACTGTGCAAAAGAAATAGCAGTTTTAGCTCAAGAAAGTAACTCTCAATTCGATTTCACTGTAGAGCAAATTGTAAAAATGGGAAGGTACCCATACAAATCTGTATTTGAAGATTATTCAAAGAAAGATTTAGATATGGTTACTGATATGTTAAAACGAGTAGGGCTTGAAGATTATGTTGGAAGAAGTTTTTCAAAGCTTTCAGGAGGAGAGAAACAAAGAACTTTAATAGCAAGAGCATTAGTTCAAGATACTGAATTTTTGATTTTAGATGAGCCTACAAATCATTTGGATATAGGATATCAAATACAGTTAATGGATTTAGTAAAGAGCTTAAATATAACTACTTTATCGGCTATACATGATATGAATATGGCTTCTATGTATTGTGATTATCTAATTGTTATGAAAGATGGAAAAATTAAAAATTGTGGAAGTGTTAAAGAGGTTATAACAGAGGAAATGTTAAGAGATATTTTTGGTGTAAATGCATATGTAGGTGTAAATCCTATGAATAATAAATTGCAGGTATCATTTATGCATAGTCACTCACACATAAACGGAATAGGGCATGATCATATACATGAAGATGGATTTACAGGGGAACATGAACATTTCCATAAACATGCAGCATATCAAGGATAA
- a CDS encoding FecCD family ABC transporter permease produces MQVSVENKRSLSKKKGFLFWVIALTIILAGTIVGAIAVGSTYIEPGEVYKVLLNRLTNGTLFSGVGEVMTQNIIWEIRFPRVILGAICGAGLAICGVLMQCVTKNPIAEPYILGISSGASCGAVFVIVLGGVSSVGINSITSGAFVGSLLSGVLVFAIGTQMGKTTSTTRLVLTGMAISTIFSALTNLLIYSAKNSNQAKNALFWTVGSLGGAKWDVLLIPFLVLLVVMIVAFTMSKSLDILLLGDDSAIILGINVKLIKSIILILATLLTSTLVAITGAIGFIGLVVPHICRTIAGSDHKKLIVLSALIGSIFLIASDVLARGLFPPVEIPIGIITSLIGGPFFLYLISKKNYTFGGRD; encoded by the coding sequence ATGCAAGTTTCGGTTGAAAATAAAAGAAGCCTTTCTAAAAAGAAAGGTTTCTTATTTTGGGTTATAGCTTTAACTATAATATTAGCAGGTACAATAGTTGGAGCAATAGCAGTTGGAAGTACTTATATAGAACCTGGTGAAGTATATAAAGTATTACTTAATAGATTGACAAATGGAACATTATTTAGCGGTGTAGGCGAAGTTATGACTCAAAATATAATATGGGAAATAAGATTTCCTAGAGTGATTTTAGGTGCAATATGTGGGGCAGGACTTGCAATATGTGGAGTTTTAATGCAGTGTGTAACAAAAAATCCAATAGCAGAACCTTATATACTTGGTATATCTTCAGGGGCTTCTTGTGGAGCAGTTTTTGTTATAGTTTTAGGTGGAGTATCGAGTGTGGGAATAAATAGTATAACTAGTGGGGCGTTTGTAGGGTCATTATTATCTGGAGTACTAGTTTTTGCAATAGGAACTCAAATGGGTAAAACTACGTCAACTACTAGACTTGTACTTACAGGAATGGCTATTTCTACTATATTTTCGGCATTAACAAATTTACTTATATATTCAGCTAAAAACTCAAATCAGGCTAAAAATGCATTGTTTTGGACTGTAGGTAGTTTAGGCGGAGCTAAATGGGATGTATTGTTAATTCCATTTTTAGTATTATTGGTTGTTATGATTGTAGCATTTACAATGTCAAAATCTTTAGATATCCTTCTTTTAGGAGATGATAGTGCGATAATACTTGGAATAAATGTAAAATTAATAAAATCAATAATATTAATATTGGCAACACTTTTAACATCTACACTGGTTGCGATAACTGGAGCTATAGGATTTATAGGATTGGTAGTTCCTCATATATGCAGAACTATAGCTGGAAGTGACCATAAAAAACTTATAGTTTTATCGGCACTTATAGGTTCTATATTTTTGATTGCATCGGATGTTTTAGCTAGAGGTCTTTTCCCTCCAGTAGAAATACCAATAGGTATAATAACATCCTTGATAGGTGGACCATTCTTCTTATATTTAATTTCTAAGAAAAATTATACATTTGGAGGAAGAGACTAA
- a CDS encoding cation diffusion facilitator family transporter translates to MLSDNYKKVKQVLWIILFANIGVAILKIAIGSIIKSASMTADGFHSISDGTSNIVGLIGVSIASKPKDKDHPYGHKKFEVISGLFIGAMLLFIGGKIIFEGISKFQNPVEPTITIGSLLVLILTLIINVFVCTYEYRIGKKLNSYILISDSLHTKSDIFVSIGVLLTLVGVKLGLPAIIDPIASLVVAGFILHASYEIFKSTIDVLVDKAIVDEEAIREILKSFNEIKDVHNIRSRGSENDVHIDMHIMVEPNITVEKSHKLNHDIEAYIRKNINESAQVIIHIEPFYNKKTTDI, encoded by the coding sequence ATGTTATCTGATAATTATAAAAAAGTAAAACAAGTTTTATGGATAATATTATTTGCAAACATAGGTGTTGCAATATTAAAAATAGCAATTGGTAGTATTATAAAAAGTGCAAGTATGACAGCTGATGGGTTTCACTCAATATCTGATGGAACATCAAATATTGTAGGTTTAATAGGGGTATCTATTGCATCTAAGCCAAAAGATAAAGACCATCCGTATGGACACAAGAAATTTGAAGTTATATCAGGTCTTTTTATAGGGGCGATGCTTTTATTTATAGGTGGGAAAATTATTTTTGAAGGCATTTCAAAATTTCAAAATCCAGTTGAACCAACAATAACAATTGGAAGTTTGCTTGTATTAATATTAACTCTTATAATAAATGTATTTGTATGTACTTATGAATATAGAATTGGGAAAAAGCTAAATAGTTATATATTAATATCAGACTCACTTCATACTAAAAGCGATATATTTGTTTCTATTGGAGTTTTATTAACTTTAGTTGGGGTTAAATTAGGGTTACCAGCTATAATTGACCCTATTGCATCTTTAGTTGTTGCAGGGTTTATACTTCATGCTTCATATGAAATTTTTAAATCTACGATAGATGTTTTAGTTGATAAAGCAATAGTTGATGAAGAGGCTATAAGAGAGATACTTAAAAGTTTTAATGAAATAAAAGATGTTCACAACATTAGAAGTAGAGGTAGTGAAAATGATGTGCACATTGATATGCATATAATGGTTGAACCTAATATAACTGTTGAAAAATCTCATAAATTAAACCATGATATTGAAGCCTATATAAGAAAAAATATAAATGAAAGTGCTCAAGTTATAATTCATATAGAACCATTTTATAATAAGAAAACCACTGATATATAA
- a CDS encoding M20 metallopeptidase family protein: MLRYKENISEYIIKCRRDLHQIPEIGLNLPKTVEYVKNELNSMGIEYKEFETCTGLSALIGKKTNKKVIALRADMDALPITEETGLEFKSTNGNMHACGHDAHTAMLLGAAKILKENEYKLNGQVKLIFQPGEEYGGGAKVMMDEGVLENPKVDAIIAQHVMSIPYFKPGQIVTKKGGMMASSDRFKIKIIGKGAHASTPEFSKDPIFMTNQIINMIQGILTRENDVQNPTVISISNIKSEQPATPVYNIIPNYVEILGTVRCLENESRDFVNKRLEEIVSGVTKTMGGSYEYEYEYGYPALNNNNDMVDDLLSVCKNIWGESSMILLPKGAMGSEDASYYFEKIPGVYYGLNTIIEGEEVYPLHNPKVKLNEEVFEKGCNLLVEGAINFLNN, from the coding sequence ATGTTAAGATATAAAGAAAATATAAGTGAATACATAATTAAATGTAGAAGAGATTTACACCAAATACCGGAGATTGGGTTGAATTTACCAAAGACAGTAGAGTATGTTAAAAATGAATTAAATAGTATGGGAATAGAGTATAAAGAGTTTGAAACATGTACAGGACTTTCAGCTTTGATAGGTAAAAAAACAAATAAAAAGGTTATAGCATTAAGAGCTGATATGGATGCTTTACCTATAACTGAGGAAACAGGATTAGAGTTTAAATCAACAAATGGAAATATGCATGCATGCGGGCATGATGCACATACTGCAATGCTTTTAGGTGCAGCAAAAATATTAAAAGAAAATGAATATAAGTTAAATGGGCAAGTTAAACTTATTTTTCAACCTGGAGAGGAGTATGGAGGAGGCGCCAAAGTAATGATGGATGAAGGAGTTTTAGAAAATCCAAAAGTAGACGCTATTATAGCTCAACATGTTATGAGTATACCATACTTTAAACCTGGACAGATTGTAACAAAAAAAGGAGGAATGATGGCATCATCAGACAGATTTAAAATAAAGATTATAGGAAAAGGTGCACATGCATCAACACCAGAATTTTCAAAAGACCCAATATTTATGACAAATCAGATTATAAATATGATACAAGGAATATTAACAAGAGAAAATGATGTTCAAAACCCTACTGTAATAAGCATATCTAATATAAAAAGTGAACAACCAGCAACTCCAGTATATAATATAATACCTAATTATGTGGAGATATTAGGAACTGTAAGATGTTTAGAAAATGAGTCTAGAGATTTTGTAAACAAAAGATTAGAAGAAATTGTATCTGGGGTAACAAAGACTATGGGTGGAAGTTATGAGTATGAATATGAATATGGATATCCAGCACTTAATAATAACAATGATATGGTAGATGACTTATTAAGTGTTTGTAAAAATATATGGGGTGAAAGCTCAATGATACTTTTACCTAAAGGAGCTATGGGTAGCGAAGATGCATCTTATTACTTTGAAAAAATACCTGGAGTATACTATGGATTAAACACAATAATAGAGGGAGAGGAAGTTTATCCTCTTCACAATCCAAAAGTAAAGCTTAATGAAGAAGTATTTGAAAAAGGATGTAATCTTTTAGTAGAAGGAGCAATAAATTTTTTAAATAATTAG